Proteins encoded together in one Scheffersomyces stipitis CBS 6054 chromosome 5, complete sequence window:
- a CDS encoding mitochondrial 54S ribosomal protein YmL6, whose amino-acid sequence MATEASAASQGAAFNIAQPPKYTLASLRTFPSLEPHTFVPLPASFMDAPTRRDFLWSAVVYEADKARVGSGYVPTKGDKLFSNKKLRPQKGSGKARVGDANSPTRDNGIKAHGIKAPHDWSTGLNSKVYHKAFQAAFSEQYKNGKVFVIGGDQVASEYDTTELDFKYEHPEATRQFVQSHNLQKLNLLFITDAQRDNLINSTEYIGKRASVLVKEAVEVRDLLKANRIYIELPALQWFIGRYSLE is encoded by the coding sequence ATGGCCACTGAGGCCTCAGCAGCTTCGCAGGGAGCCGCTTTCAACATTGCACAACCACCCAAATATACCTTGGCCAGTTTGAGAACGTTTCCATCGTTAGAGCCCCATACTTTTGTGCCCTTACCAGCTAGTTTTATGGATGCTCCTACCAGAAGGGACTTTTTGTGGAGCGCTGTAGTATATGAAGCCGACAAGGCCCGTGTTGGATCCGGATATGTACCCACCAAGGGCGATAAGTTGTTTTCtaacaagaaattgagacCACAGAAGGGTTCTGGTAAAGCCAGAGTTGGTGATGCCAACTCTCCTACCAGAGATAATGGAATTAAGGCTCACGGGATCAAGGCTCCACACGACTGGTCTACTGGATTGAATAGCAAAGTCTACCACAAGGCATTCCAAGCAGCATTCTCGGAGCAATACAAGAACGGCAAGGTGTTTGTCATTGGCGGAGACCAAGTAGCTTCTGAATACGATACGACAGAGTTGGACTTTAAGTACGAACACCCTGAAGCTACCAGACAGTTTGTGCAGTCGCACAATTtacagaagttgaacttgctCTTTATCACTGATGCGCAGAGAGACAACTTGATAAACTCCACCGAGTACATTGGCAAGAGAGCCAGTGTGTTGGTCAAGGAGGCTGTAGAGGTCAGAGACCTCTTGAAGGCCAATAGAATATACATAGAGTTGCCAGCATTGCAATGGTTCATTGGCAGATACTCGCTTGAGTAG
- the RPS188 gene encoding 40S ribosomal protein S18 (go_component intracellular; ribosome~go_function RNA binding; structural constituent of ribosome~go_process protein biosynthesis), which translates to MPLVVQEQGSFQHILRLLNTNIDGRIKIMYALTKIRGVGRRYANLVCKKADVDLTKRAGELTQEELERIVTIMQNPTNYKVPAWFLNRQKDHVDGKDYHVLANNLESKLRDDLERLKKIRSHRGIRHFWGLKVRGQHTKTTSRGR; encoded by the exons ATGCCATTAGTTgtccaagaacaaggttCATTCCAACACATCTTACG TTTGTTGAACACCAACATCGATGGTAGAATCAAGATCATGTACGCCTTGACCAAGATCAGAGGTGTCGGTCGTAGATACGCCAACTTGGTCTGTAAGAAGGCTGATGTCGATTTGACCAAGAGAGCCGGTGAATTGacccaagaagaattagaaaGAATCGTCACCATCATGCAAAACCCAACCAACTACAAGGTCCCAGCTTGGTTCTTGAACAGACAAAAAGACCACGTTGACGGTAAGGACTACCACGTCTTggccaacaacttggaatcTAAATTAAGAGATGACTTGGAAAGactcaagaagatcagatCCCACAGAGGTATCAGACACTTCTGGGGCTTGAAGGTCAGAGGTCAACACACCAAGACCACCTCCCGTGGTCGTTAA